A region of the Elusimicrobiota bacterium genome:
GAAAGAGAAAGGCGTCTTTATTGTTTTTGGGCGGGAACTTTTTGTGCCCGGGTTAAATATAAATTTGGGTGCTAATATGAACGATTTCAAAGAGAATAGAATATATTGTTTTACCAATTTTGAGTACGAAATAGAAGAAAAATTTATGATTCTTGCAGAATATGATAATGTAAATTATTTCCCTGAGGCAAGATTAAATGCCGGCCTAAGGCTTAATGTTTCAGAAAACATAGGCATAGATGTTGCGGGCAGGGATATTGCTTCATCGGATAGAAAAGCTGAGCGCATAGTGAAAATAAGTTATACGGGAAAATTCTAGAAATTAAAGGATAATATGGCGGAAGAATTTATTGGACTTGATTTTGAAAAACCGATTATTGAGCTTGAAAAGAAGATTGAAAGCCTGAAAATTTCTTCCCAGGAAGGGAAAGTTGAGCTTTCCCAGGAAATTCTGGACCTAGAAAAAAAGGCAGAAAAACTCAAAGGGGAAATTTATAGTTCTTTGAATCCTTGGCAAAAAGTCCAGCTAGCAAGGCATCCTAAACGGCCGTATATGCTGGATTACGTTAAAATGATATTTAGGGATTTTATTGAATTGCATGGCGACCGCTCTTTTTGTGATGACAGGTCAATCGTTTGCGGTCTTGCATTCCTTGAAAATTATCCGGTTGTTGTTATAGGGCATCAAAAGGGAAGAAATATACAAGAAAATCTTGAGAGAAATTTTGCTATGGCCCATCCGGAAGGATACCGCAAAGCATTAAGGATAATGAAATTTGCAGAAAAGTTCAACCGTCCTATTATAACGTTCATTGATACTCCGGGCGCATATCCGGGCATCGGGGCCGAGGAAAGAGGGCAGGCCGAAGCGATTGCAAGAAACTTAAAAGAGATGTCTGATTTAAGAGTGCCCATCATTGGTGTTGTAATCGGAGAAGGCGGATCGGGCGGCGCATTGGGCATCGGGGTCGCAAATACAGTTCTTATGCTTGAAAATTCTTATTATTCCGTTATTTCTCCTGAAGGTTGTGCGGCAATATTGTTTCATGACGCAACAAAGGCTCCAGAAGCCGCGGCAGCAATGAAAATAACTGCCCAAGATTTGTTCAAGTTTAAAATTATTGATGAGATAATAAACGAACCGCTTGGCGGAGCGCACAGGGACCCTCAAGGAGCGGCTCAAAATATTAAAGAAAGTTTACTGAAATACATTGAAAAATTCAGTAAAATGGCGCCTGATAAAATTGCAAAAGAACGATACTCAAAATTTAGGAATATGGGCGTATACATAGAAAAAACTAAAACCGTCTATAGAAAAACTAAATCAAAAGGTAAAGAAAAAGTTTCAGCAAAGAACAAAAATAAATAAAAAATATAAGGAGGCGGAAATGGCGTTAGTTGCGATGAGGCAGATCTTAGATGAGGCAAGAAAAAAAGGTTACGGAGTAGGAGCTTATAACGTTAATAACATGGAGCAGATTCAAGCCATTATGGCTGCGGCACAGGAGACAAAATCGCCGGTAATAGTTCAAGCAAGCAGGGGAGCTTTAAAATACAGTAATTTTACATATTTGAAATATCTAATGGTTGCGGCAGTGGAAGAAAATCCTAATATTCCTATCGCGATGCATCTTGACCACGGCAATTCTTTAGATTCGGTAAAAAAAGCTATCAGCTTGGGATTTTCGTCGGTAATGATTGACGGTTCTTTGATGGAAGACGGAAAGACTCCGTCTGACTATGATTATAATGCTGGGGTAACAAAATCGGTAGTTGAGTACGCGCATAAGTATGGGGTTACTGTTGAAGGAGAAATCGGCTGTTTAGGCGGGATTGAAGATGGTGTAGGTTCAGGTTCTGTTCACCTTACGGAGCCAAAACAAGCCAAGAAATTCGTTGATGAAACAGGCCTTGATGCTTTGGCTATAGCAATCGGAACTTCCCATGGAGCATACAAATTCAAAGGGGCATCAAACCTTGCTTTTGATGTGCTGATTGAAGTAAGAAAACTGATAAATATTCCTATTGTTTTGCACGGAGCTTCTTCAGTTCCTAAGGAGCTTATTGACGCGGTAAATAAGTACGGCGGGGCAATGCCAGGAGCCCAGGGAGTTCCTATGGAGGAGCTTCAAAAAGCAATAAAACTGGGAGTAACAAAAATAAATGTTGATACCGACGGAAGATTGGCGGTAACTGCGGCGATCAGGGAAGTTTTTGCAAAGACTCCGGAAAAATTTGATCCCAGAGATTATCTCGGCCCGGCAAGGGAAACCTTAGCGAAACTCATTGCCTCAAAAATGAAAGATTTTGGCACAGCCGGGCACGCTCAGGATTATAAGCCTTTAACTTTGGAAGACATGAAAAAACTTTATCTTCAGTAACTTGTGAAAAATTTGTGAACACAAAACGCATTATATTTACAATAATAAAAGCCTTGACAATATTGAGTTTGTCGATTATAATTCAAAACGGGAAGCATGAAGGGGGTGGTGGCTAGTCGTTTTTGAAGCGCAAAATTTTTCTATAGGAGGATATCATGGCAGTTCAAGAAATTAAAAAGATCAATTTAGTTTCAGTTTTAAAAAGTATTCCGATAGTTTTCGGTGTATTGGGAATAGTTATTGGGATTTTCACATTTTTCCTTTTTCCAACAGAAATAGCAAGGAACCTTTCGATTGGTGCTAGACTTTTATCCTGGCTGATTTTTGTCATCCTTTATACAGCTATTATGGTTTTAGGAATCGTTTTGATTTCATGGCTGTATAATGTAGTTGTTGCCAAAATAGGCGGAATTTCCGTGGAACTTGAACAAAAAGAAAGTTAATTTAAAATATAAAATTTAGGAAAATTTAGTTCAAGCGTATTTTTACTCCGTTGGGTATGCTTTACATTTTTGATGTTAAGCCGTATCTAACGGAGGCGCTTTCTTTGAGATATTTGAAAGCGTTTATTAAGGGTTCTATAAATATTTTATTGGATTTTTAATAACTAACTTGAAAAATGTTCATTAAAGGCAGTCATGAGCCTAAGAACGAAATTTACTATTTATATTTCTCTTTTAATTCTTTTTGTGATCCTTGGAATATCAATAAGCATTTTTATCTCGCAAAAAAGCATGTATTCAACGCTTCTAGAACAGACTCGCGAAAGAATATTCAGGGATTTGGTGTATACCTGCAACGAGTCTTTAGTTGTCAGGGACGAGATACAAATTTTCAATGTGATAAGCTCTGTCATAAAAGTTCACAGCCCGAAAATTGTTTATGCGGGATATGTTTCGCCATTCGGGACGGTTCTTTTTAAATCTCGGGATCATGAAGAAAGCTTAAAATACAGGATTTCAAGCGTTTCAGGCGAAACAATAGAAGATTTTTTTTCACCGAATAAAAAAGAGCAGATCAGAGAATATTCAGTCCCTTTTTTTATACGGGAAGAATACAGAGGGACCATTAGAGTTGGCTTTTCTCAAAGCTATCATGAAAGACAGATTAAGGAAATGCTTGTTCTTTTAACTAAAAAAATATTTGAAGCGGCGGCAATTGCCTTTGCTGCCGGGATAATTATTGCAAATATCCTGGCTTTCTATCTGAATAAACCTATTCTTGCTTTAGCTGTAGCCGCAGAAAGCATAGGTAACGGGGATTTAAATGCAAGGGTAGAGATTGACCGCAGGGACGAGCTTGGAAGTTTGGGGCATTCATTTAAT
Encoded here:
- a CDS encoding acetyl-CoA carboxylase carboxyltransferase subunit alpha, with the translated sequence MAEEFIGLDFEKPIIELEKKIESLKISSQEGKVELSQEILDLEKKAEKLKGEIYSSLNPWQKVQLARHPKRPYMLDYVKMIFRDFIELHGDRSFCDDRSIVCGLAFLENYPVVVIGHQKGRNIQENLERNFAMAHPEGYRKALRIMKFAEKFNRPIITFIDTPGAYPGIGAEERGQAEAIARNLKEMSDLRVPIIGVVIGEGGSGGALGIGVANTVLMLENSYYSVISPEGCAAILFHDATKAPEAAAAMKITAQDLFKFKIIDEIINEPLGGAHRDPQGAAQNIKESLLKYIEKFSKMAPDKIAKERYSKFRNMGVYIEKTKTVYRKTKSKGKEKVSAKNKNK
- a CDS encoding ketose-bisphosphate aldolase, coding for MALVAMRQILDEARKKGYGVGAYNVNNMEQIQAIMAAAQETKSPVIVQASRGALKYSNFTYLKYLMVAAVEENPNIPIAMHLDHGNSLDSVKKAISLGFSSVMIDGSLMEDGKTPSDYDYNAGVTKSVVEYAHKYGVTVEGEIGCLGGIEDGVGSGSVHLTEPKQAKKFVDETGLDALAIAIGTSHGAYKFKGASNLAFDVLIEVRKLINIPIVLHGASSVPKELIDAVNKYGGAMPGAQGVPMEELQKAIKLGVTKINVDTDGRLAVTAAIREVFAKTPEKFDPRDYLGPARETLAKLIASKMKDFGTAGHAQDYKPLTLEDMKKLYLQ